A genomic window from Lactobacillus sp. ESL0677 includes:
- a CDS encoding aldose epimerase family protein, with translation MKDVHGIISEFDEYQGHKIQKLSLTNANGVTLSLLTLGSTIYEIKVPSKKGTHNIVLNYYHSKDYLANPFYVCMAIGRTAGRIMNGQIVLDGQTTQLPQNEGTTTLHGGPTGFNSQIWRGKIISTAEGDAIEMSHLQKDDGYPGELQVKIIYTLSSDDIVGIKYNATSTADTVFNPTQHVYFNLGIDDTITRQVLKVNAAQIQELDNNKIPTGKQISVGHTPFDFQQPTSLGKAIAGMSDTAEKGFDDIFAVKPDDDNLIAKLVDPETDTSVGIESDRNGLVMFTANSFTKDEMNLIRTNGVGQPYEGIALEPQTLAKAGSARDFSAIELKKGEEKSYIIKYHLRYEK, from the coding sequence ATGAAAGACGTACATGGAATAATTAGTGAATTTGACGAATATCAGGGTCATAAAATTCAAAAGTTGAGTCTGACAAATGCTAACGGGGTGACATTATCACTGTTAACTTTAGGCTCAACAATTTATGAAATCAAGGTGCCAAGTAAGAAGGGCACACACAATATAGTTTTAAATTACTATCATAGTAAAGACTATCTTGCCAACCCATTTTATGTTTGCATGGCGATTGGTCGAACAGCTGGGCGAATTATGAATGGGCAAATTGTCCTTGATGGTCAGACAACGCAATTACCACAAAATGAGGGGACAACAACTTTGCATGGTGGACCAACAGGCTTTAATAGTCAAATTTGGCGGGGCAAAATTATTTCAACTGCTGAAGGTGATGCAATTGAAATGAGTCATTTACAAAAAGATGATGGTTACCCAGGCGAATTACAAGTAAAGATTATTTACACCCTGTCATCTGATGATATTGTTGGTATCAAGTACAATGCTACGAGCACGGCTGATACGGTCTTTAACCCAACGCAGCATGTTTACTTCAATTTAGGTATTGATGATACGATTACTAGGCAGGTACTGAAGGTAAATGCGGCGCAAATTCAGGAGTTAGACAATAATAAGATCCCAACTGGTAAGCAAATTTCAGTTGGACATACTCCGTTTGATTTTCAGCAACCAACAAGTTTGGGCAAAGCAATTGCTGGAATGAGTGATACTGCTGAAAAAGGTTTTGATGATATTTTTGCAGTTAAGCCAGACGATGACAATTTGATCGCCAAGTTAGTAGACCCAGAAACTGACACTAGTGTGGGTATTGAGTCCGATAGAAACGGCTTGGTAATGTTTACTGCTAATTCATTTACTAAAGATGAGATGAACTTGATTAGAACTAATGGTGTGGGTCAACCATACGAAGGAATTGCGCTTGAGCCGCAGACTTTGGCTAAAGCTGGCAGTGCGCGAGACTTTTCCGCAATTGAATTGAAAAAGGGCGAGGAGAAGTCATACATAATTAAGTATCATTTGCGTTATGAAAAGTAA
- a CDS encoding DNA-3-methyladenine glycosylase I, with amino-acid sequence MEEHLRCPWGDSQDNLMQQYHDREWGKLNLDEQYLYEMLVLELFQSGLNWSVVLHKRENFRRAFKNFVPEEVAQMTDEDIAILMQDKSIIRNHQKITAAIKNAKAILVIEAKYGSFGRYLQEFIRTPLIHHPQAMTDVPTTNDVAKQLAKQLKKDGFSFVGPVVIYSYLQGIGLINDHLETCPFKYHG; translated from the coding sequence ATGGAAGAACATTTACGCTGTCCATGGGGCGACAGTCAAGATAATTTAATGCAGCAATATCACGACCGTGAGTGGGGCAAACTCAATCTAGATGAACAATATCTCTATGAGATGCTAGTTTTGGAACTGTTTCAATCTGGACTTAATTGGTCTGTTGTCTTGCATAAACGGGAAAATTTTCGGCGTGCCTTCAAAAATTTTGTTCCTGAAGAAGTTGCCCAAATGACCGATGAAGACATTGCAATTCTAATGCAAGATAAGTCCATTATTCGTAACCACCAAAAAATTACCGCTGCCATTAAAAATGCCAAGGCAATTCTAGTTATCGAAGCAAAATATGGCAGCTTTGGCCGCTATTTGCAGGAGTTTATCAGGACGCCGCTAATCCACCACCCTCAGGCAATGACCGATGTACCAACAACTAATGACGTTGCTAAGCAACTAGCCAAGCAATTAAAAAAGGATGGCTTTTCCTTTGTTGGTCCTGTTGTAATTTATTCTTACTTACAAGGTATTGGTCTGATTAATGACCATTTGG